In one window of Solanum pennellii chromosome 2, SPENNV200 DNA:
- the LOC114076133 gene encoding paired amphipathic helix protein Sin3-like 2: protein MYYFCSMARLREDVSGGKERFRRRINYSRRESRRSSQVVENGSGSRIASRGLTFLSPCNPNLRTEDALSYLKEVKDTFQGKVKYEMFLDIMKHFKAQRIDTVTVIERVKDLFKGYPRLIIGFNTFLPEGYTITPNQEDKPRVEFGDAVNFVNKIKTRFQNDDQVYRYFLDILNVYKKEHKGIDEVYREVAILFNGHPDLLDEFTRFLPDTNYKEDLSKQQHTGKMNSFGKFEDDLKSSYSKVFIFCERVKERLQSPADYLKFLRCLHIYGTETIARNELQSLVAEILGKYPDLMEGFNEFLDLYDRVDTYTKGFTFCEEVKERLGSPADYQTFLKCLHDYSRELITREQLQSLVAKVLGKHRCLMEHFNVFIDRYERAVGFLVGVMTKWNDPKLVKKEEKKCKTEAPSTYQVKQETEAPSTYQVKQETEAPSTYQVKQETEAPSTYQIKQENEARPPGIKFEEAVSFVEKVKERLRQDNHVYKSFLNILRMYNREHENKYDVYHKIAILFKDHSDLLDEFAKFLSDSSADFMLRERIDQLTILFSSL, encoded by the exons ATGTACTATTTTTGCAGCATGGCCCGATTGAGAGAAGATGTATCTGGTGGTAAAGAGAGGTTTAGGCGGCGAATCAATTATTCTCGTAGAGAGTC GCGTCGTTCATCACAAGTAGTTGAAAATGGTTCGGGCAGCCGCATTGCTAGTAGAGGGCTAACTTTTCTTAGCCCTTGTAACCCAAATCTTAGAACAGAGGATGCTTTGTCTTATTTGAAGGAAGTGAAGGACACGTTTCAAGGCAAAGTGAAGTATGAAATGTTCCTTGATATTATGAAACATTTTAAGGCTCAAAG aatTGATACAGTTACTGTCATAGAAAGAGTGAAAGATTTGTTCAAAGGGTACCCTAGGTTGATCATTGGATTCAACACTTTCTTGCCCGAGGGATATACGATAACTCCCAATCAAGAAGATAAGCCTCGAGTTGAATTTGGAGATGCTGTCAACTTTGTGAACAAAATAAAG ACACGATTCCAAAATGATGATCAAGTCTACAGATACTTCCTAGACATCTTGAACGTGTATAAGAAAGAGCATAAGGGAATCGATGAGGTGTACCGAGAG GTTGCCATACTTTTCAATGGCCATCCAGATTTGTTAGATGAGTTTACTAGGTTCTTGCCAGATACCAACTACAAAGAGGATCTAAGCAAGCAGCAGCATACTGGTAAAATGAATTCTTTTGGAAAGTTTGAAGATGACCTGAAAT CTTCGTATAGCAAAGTGTTCATTTTCTGTGAAAGGGTAAAGGAAAGACTACAAAGTCCAGCTGATTATCTGAAATTCTTAAGATGTCTCCATATTTACGGCACTGAAACGATCGCAAGGAACGAGTTACAAAGTTTG GTTGCTGAAATACTTGGAAAATATCCTGATCTTATGGAGGGTTTCAATGAATTTCTGGATCTTTATGATCGAGTTG ATACATATACAAAAGGGTTCACTTTCTGTGAAGAGGTAAAGGAAAGACTAGGAAGTCCAGCTGATTATCAGACATTCTTGAAATGTCTTCATGATTACAGCAGAGAATTAATTACAAGGGAGCAGTTACAATCTTTG GTTGCTAAAGTACTTGGGAAACATCGTTGTCTTATGGAGCATTTCAATGTATTTATAGATCGTTATGAACGAGCTG TTGGATTTCTTGTAGGTGTAATGACTAAGTGGAATGATCCCAAGTTAgtaaagaaagaagagaagaagtgTAAAACTGAGGCTCCTTCAACTTATCAAGTAAAACAAGAAACTGAAGCTCCTTCAACTTATCAAGTAAAACAAGAAACTGAGGCTCCTTCGACTTATCAAGTAAAACAAGAAACTGAGGCTCCTTCAACTTatcaaataaaacaagaaaatgagGCTCGTCCACCGGGAATTAAGTTTGAAGAAGCTGTCAGTTTTGTGGAGAAAGTAAAG GAACGTCTCCGACAGGACAACCATGTgtataaatcatttttgaacattttgaGGATGTACAACAGGGAGCACGAGAACAAATATGATGTCTATCATAAG ATTGCTATACTTTTCAAGGATCATTCAGATTTACTTGATGAGTTCGCTAAATTCTTGTCAGATTCTTCAGCTGATTTCATGCTTAGGGAACGTATTGATCAGTTAACCATCCTCTTTAGTTCCTTATAA
- the LOC114076014 gene encoding paired amphipathic helix protein Sin3-like 1, which translates to MRRLVGNVCGSSREESIKRLRDDVYDRPSFKRPFGSNRGESYSPSQVPGSGQGGVGGGSSAGGSSASNSKLTTGDALSYLKEVIDMFQSQRDKYNMFLDVMKDFQAQRIDTVGVIARVKDLFKGHPRLILGFNTFLPKGYEITLNDEDEAPPKKVEFEEAISFVNKIKTRFKNDDHVYKFFLDILDMYRKEHKGIRYELHYFDFLIIFGEKEISDIVQ; encoded by the exons gATAAAACGATTGAGAGATGATGTGTATGATAGACCTTCATTTAAGCGGCCATTTGGCTCCAACAGAGGAGAATC CTACAGTCCATCACAAGTTCCAGGAAGTGGTCAGGGTGGAGTTGGTGGTGGCAGCAGTGCTGGTGGATCTAGTGCTAGTAATTCAAAGCTGACAACTGGTGATGCATTGTCTTATTTGAAGGAAGTCATAGACATGTTTCAAAGCCAAAGGGATAAGTATAACATGTTCCTTGATGTTATGAAAGACTTTCAAGCTCAAAG AATTGATACTGTTGGTGTCATAGCTAGAGTAAAAGACTTGTTTAAAGGGCATCCTAGGTTGATCCTTGGATTCAACACCTTCTTGCCCAAGGGTTATGAAATAACCCTCAATGATGAAGATGAGGCTCCTCCAAAGAAAGTTGAGTTTGAAGAAGCTATTAGCTTTGTGAACAAAATAAAG ACCCGTTTCAAAAATGATGATCACGTTTACAAATTCTTTCTAGATATTTTGGACATGTATAGGAAGGAGCACAAGGGAATAAGATATGAATTACACTACTTTGACTTTCTAATCATTTTTGgtgaaaaagaaataagtgatattgtacaataa